A single genomic interval of Zunongwangia sp. HGR-M22 harbors:
- a CDS encoding glycosyltransferase family 4 protein, giving the protein MSVKKVLYIGNKLAHTGSTPTSADILPGLLEKEGYIVYSFSAKENKILRLLDMLKSVLMFSNKVDWIIIDVYSTQNFWYAYLCGMLSKMKGVQYINILHGGNLEKRLRKRFFSFFQNAKYNIAPSEFFYSKFSTVGLSNLKFIPNSIKLDEYNFKERFQFAPKIIWVRAFAEIYNPMLAIQLLELLVQKYGSAALYMVGPDKDGSMLKCKNYAEINKLPITFTGKLDKKQWHKLAAECDIFLNTSTIDNTPVSIVEAMALGLPVLSSKIGGIPYLIEDGKDGILFESNNLKDLADKTFKLLDKQLDANTIAKNARKKVEKFDWKNVKDQWNDLLT; this is encoded by the coding sequence ATGTCGGTTAAAAAAGTGCTTTATATTGGTAATAAATTAGCACATACTGGGAGTACCCCAACCTCTGCTGATATTTTACCTGGGTTACTTGAAAAAGAGGGATATATTGTATATTCATTTTCGGCCAAAGAGAATAAAATTTTACGTCTGCTAGACATGCTTAAAAGTGTGCTGATGTTTAGCAATAAGGTAGATTGGATAATTATAGATGTGTACAGCACACAAAATTTTTGGTACGCCTATTTATGCGGAATGCTTAGTAAAATGAAAGGCGTTCAATATATAAATATTTTACATGGCGGAAATCTGGAGAAAAGACTACGCAAAAGATTCTTTTCGTTTTTCCAAAACGCTAAATACAATATCGCGCCATCCGAATTTTTTTATTCTAAATTTTCGACTGTAGGATTGTCGAATTTGAAGTTTATTCCAAATTCAATAAAACTAGATGAATATAATTTTAAAGAGCGTTTTCAATTTGCACCAAAGATAATTTGGGTTCGCGCATTTGCTGAAATTTATAATCCAATGCTGGCGATTCAGCTATTGGAGTTGTTAGTGCAGAAATACGGGAGCGCAGCGCTTTACATGGTTGGTCCCGACAAAGATGGTAGCATGCTAAAGTGTAAAAATTACGCTGAAATAAATAAGTTACCAATCACTTTTACAGGAAAACTAGATAAAAAACAGTGGCACAAATTAGCTGCAGAATGTGATATTTTCTTGAATACTTCTACCATTGATAATACACCTGTGAGTATCGTGGAAGCTATGGCCTTGGGTTTACCTGTGCTAAGCTCTAAAATAGGCGGTATTCCATATCTGATCGAAGATGGTAAAGATGGAATTTTATTTGAAAGTAATAATCTTAAGGATTTGGCAGATAAAACTTTTAAATTATTAGATAAGCAATTAGATGCGAATACTATAGCGAAAAATGCTAGAAAGAAAGTTGAAAAATTTGACTGGAAAAATGTAAAAGATCAGTGGAACGATTTACTGACTTAA
- a CDS encoding KpsF/GutQ family sugar-phosphate isomerase, with amino-acid sequence MKLQQKILNTAKETVKIEAKAIANLEHLIDNEFVEAVKKIYNAKGRVIVTGVGKSAAIANKIVATLNSTGTPAIFMHAADAIHGDLGIIQKDDIVLCISKSGNSPEIKVLVPFIKDFHNTLIAMTADKDSFLGKSADFILNSYVEKEACPNNLAPTTSTTAQLVIGDALAICLLKLRGFSSEDFAKYHPGGSLGKKLYLRVKDIAAQNLKPSVSPGTTVTDAIIVISENMLGVTAVLENNKIVGIITDGDIRRMLKNNDEFKNLTAADIMSKSPKSIDEDALAVEALDALQANKISQLLATKNGKYSGVVHIHNLIREGIL; translated from the coding sequence TTGAAACTTCAGCAAAAAATTCTAAATACCGCAAAGGAAACTGTAAAAATTGAAGCTAAAGCCATTGCAAATTTAGAACATCTTATTGATAATGAATTTGTAGAGGCGGTAAAAAAAATTTACAATGCTAAAGGCAGAGTAATTGTAACCGGAGTTGGAAAAAGTGCTGCTATTGCAAATAAAATTGTTGCTACACTGAATTCAACCGGAACTCCTGCGATTTTTATGCATGCGGCAGATGCAATTCACGGAGATTTAGGTATCATCCAAAAAGACGATATTGTACTTTGTATTAGCAAAAGTGGAAACAGCCCTGAAATAAAGGTATTGGTACCTTTTATCAAAGATTTTCATAATACGCTTATCGCAATGACAGCAGATAAAGATTCGTTTTTAGGCAAATCGGCCGATTTTATTCTTAATTCTTATGTGGAAAAAGAAGCTTGTCCCAACAACCTAGCTCCTACGACCAGTACCACTGCACAATTAGTAATTGGCGATGCTCTAGCGATCTGTCTTTTAAAACTACGCGGTTTTTCTAGTGAAGACTTTGCAAAATACCATCCCGGTGGCAGTCTTGGAAAAAAATTATATTTGCGAGTTAAAGATATTGCAGCCCAGAATTTGAAACCTAGTGTTTCTCCCGGGACTACAGTAACCGATGCTATTATAGTTATTTCTGAAAATATGCTTGGTGTAACGGCTGTTTTAGAAAATAATAAAATTGTAGGCATTATAACCGATGGAGATATTCGTAGAATGCTAAAAAATAATGATGAATTTAAGAATCTTACCGCTGCAGATATTATGAGCAAATCGCCAAAAAGCATCGATGAAGATGCACTGGCTGTGGAAGCTCTTGATGCATTACAGGCGAACAAAATATCGCAGTTGTTAGCTACAAAAAATGGAAAATATAGTGGCGTGGTGCATATTCATAATTTAATAAGAGAAGGAATTTTATGA
- a CDS encoding CDP-alcohol phosphatidyltransferase family protein has product MKKHIPNLITLCNLFSGSIAVIFAVQGNLVAAAFFVALGIFFDFFDGLAARALNVKSEVGLQLDSLADVVTSGVVPGIVMFQLLTMALPGENGVPQWTSETNWLEFTFNPLALFGLLIILGSGYRLAKFNVDDRQTDSFIGLPTPANALLILSLPLILTYQPNSFATEIILNEWFLFALTIISFIILNAELPLFALKFKNYGFKGNEIRYIFLILCVVLIVLFQFLAVPMIILSYVLLSIFSRNKS; this is encoded by the coding sequence ATGAAGAAACATATTCCGAATCTTATAACGCTTTGTAATTTATTTAGTGGAAGTATTGCTGTAATTTTTGCCGTTCAGGGGAACTTAGTTGCAGCAGCATTTTTCGTAGCTTTAGGAATATTTTTCGATTTTTTTGATGGTCTTGCGGCTAGAGCATTGAATGTTAAAAGTGAAGTGGGATTACAACTGGATTCTCTTGCAGATGTTGTAACTAGTGGGGTGGTGCCCGGTATTGTGATGTTTCAGCTGCTTACAATGGCATTGCCGGGTGAAAATGGAGTTCCGCAGTGGACTTCGGAAACGAATTGGTTAGAATTCACTTTTAACCCTTTAGCTTTATTTGGGCTTCTTATTATATTGGGATCGGGTTACAGACTAGCTAAATTTAATGTAGATGATCGCCAAACAGATTCTTTTATTGGTTTACCTACTCCGGCAAATGCGTTATTGATTTTATCGCTACCGCTCATTTTAACCTATCAGCCTAATAGTTTTGCTACAGAAATAATTCTAAACGAATGGTTTCTTTTTGCTTTAACCATCATTAGTTTTATTATTTTAAATGCGGAATTACCGTTATTCGCTCTAAAATTTAAAAACTATGGATTTAAGGGAAATGAGATCAGGTATATTTTCTTAATTCTCTGTGTGGTTTTAATCGTGTTGTTTCAGTTTCTGGCAGTGCCGATGATCATTTTGAGCTATGTACTTTTATCTATTTTTTCCAGAAACAAAAGCTGA
- a CDS encoding exopolysaccharide biosynthesis polyprenyl glycosylphosphotransferase: protein MADKPLLHFEISERKVLLRIFDVLFVLLTLTLLQIFTNFSYFRISKEFWYWTVLLVAYLKLFAHIFELYDLQKASQFDIVLKNALLTTSLTVLFFILTPLLSPSLPDNRIQILYFFLTILCTILLWRWAYISLIASPRFNKRVIVVGDSFDIKMIAEAFKKADPNYEVVGFVNTDGQVEVEDENLLQFEVEDLRKAVKKYHIKEIVVSSGYNGLMLPLYNELSFLLNEGFPIRDYMQVYEDITARIPVQNVDHDFYRYFPFSRSNQNKFYLFSLRLFDILFSLIGIVIGIAIVPFLLIGNALANRGPLLYTQERIGQNSKPFKIIKFRTMVKNAEEQGPRYAEKNDLRTTPFGKFMRKARIDEIPQFLNLLKGEMSLIGPRPERPVFVQELSRSIPFYNIRHVIKPGLTGWAQVKGDYSGEEAGALEKLQYDLFYIKHRSIFLDLNIILKTLSTVISMRGQ, encoded by the coding sequence ATGGCAGACAAACCCCTACTACATTTCGAAATTTCAGAAAGGAAGGTTCTTCTACGAATATTCGACGTTCTGTTTGTTCTTTTAACGCTTACATTACTGCAAATTTTCACCAATTTTAGTTACTTCAGGATTAGTAAAGAGTTTTGGTATTGGACAGTTTTGCTTGTCGCCTATTTAAAACTGTTTGCTCATATTTTTGAACTATACGACCTTCAGAAAGCAAGCCAGTTTGATATAGTGCTCAAAAATGCATTGCTAACAACCTCTTTAACAGTTCTTTTTTTCATTTTAACACCGCTGTTAAGTCCGAGTTTACCCGATAACAGAATTCAAATTCTATATTTTTTCCTCACAATTTTATGCACAATTTTATTGTGGCGTTGGGCTTATATTTCTTTGATTGCCTCACCCAGATTCAATAAAAGAGTAATTGTAGTTGGGGATAGTTTTGATATTAAAATGATTGCAGAAGCCTTTAAAAAAGCAGATCCAAATTACGAGGTTGTAGGATTTGTAAATACTGATGGGCAGGTTGAAGTTGAAGATGAAAATTTGTTACAATTTGAGGTTGAGGATTTACGAAAAGCTGTTAAAAAATATCATATAAAAGAAATTGTGGTATCTAGTGGCTATAATGGATTAATGCTTCCGCTGTATAACGAACTCAGTTTTCTTCTGAATGAAGGCTTCCCAATTCGTGATTATATGCAGGTTTACGAAGATATTACTGCAAGAATTCCTGTGCAAAATGTAGATCACGATTTCTATAGGTATTTTCCTTTTAGCCGAAGTAATCAAAACAAATTTTATCTTTTTAGCTTACGTTTATTTGATATTCTATTTTCATTAATAGGAATAGTAATAGGCATTGCAATCGTACCATTTTTATTAATAGGAAACGCTTTAGCTAATCGCGGCCCTTTGCTTTATACACAAGAAAGAATTGGACAAAATAGTAAGCCATTTAAGATCATTAAATTTAGAACGATGGTTAAGAATGCAGAAGAGCAGGGACCAAGATATGCTGAAAAGAATGATCTTCGAACCACGCCCTTTGGTAAATTTATGCGAAAAGCAAGAATCGATGAAATTCCGCAGTTTCTGAATTTATTAAAAGGAGAAATGAGCTTGATAGGTCCAAGACCAGAGCGACCTGTGTTTGTTCAGGAACTTTCCAGAAGTATTCCTTTTTACAACATTCGTCATGTAATAAAACCTGGTTTAACGGGTTGGGCGCAGGTAAAAGGAGATTATAGCGGAGAAGAGGCCGGTGCTTTAGAAAAACTTCAGTATGATCTATTTTATATAAAACATCGCAGTATTTTCTTAGACCTCAATATCATTCTGAAAACCTTGAGTACCGTAATTTCTATGCGCGGACAGTAA
- the tatC gene encoding twin-arginine translocase subunit TatC yields MKKISQPQQEEPEMSFLDHLEELRWHLIRSVLAVVIAATVAFLLKGFIFDVLLFGPSKGDFWSYSMLCKVSEALGIDGGFCFQELPFTIQSRTMGGQFSAHVWTSITAGFIIAFPFIIYEFWKFVAPAMHENERKHAKGFIFVTSLLFFMGVVFGYYVVTPLSINFLGKYKVSELVLNEFDLSDYIGLVRTTVIASGLIFELPILIYFLTKVGVVTPQFLRKYRKYALVIVLIISAVITPPDIVSQIIVAVPVLILYEVSIVISKIIYKREIKEKN; encoded by the coding sequence ATGAAAAAAATAAGCCAGCCTCAACAAGAGGAACCAGAAATGTCTTTTTTAGATCATCTTGAAGAATTAAGATGGCATTTAATACGATCTGTTCTTGCAGTAGTAATTGCAGCAACAGTAGCCTTTCTTTTAAAAGGTTTTATCTTTGATGTACTTCTATTTGGGCCGAGTAAAGGAGATTTCTGGTCGTATAGTATGTTATGCAAAGTATCTGAAGCACTTGGCATTGATGGCGGATTTTGCTTTCAAGAGCTACCGTTTACCATACAAAGTAGAACGATGGGTGGGCAATTCTCTGCCCATGTTTGGACCTCTATAACGGCAGGTTTTATAATCGCATTCCCATTTATTATATATGAATTCTGGAAGTTTGTTGCCCCGGCAATGCACGAGAATGAAAGAAAACATGCTAAAGGTTTTATATTCGTCACCTCTCTTTTATTTTTTATGGGAGTGGTTTTCGGCTATTATGTGGTTACACCATTATCTATCAATTTTCTCGGAAAGTATAAAGTAAGCGAACTAGTTTTAAACGAATTCGATTTGAGTGACTATATCGGTTTGGTGAGAACCACGGTTATAGCCTCTGGATTAATTTTCGAACTTCCTATCCTTATTTACTTTTTGACTAAAGTTGGGGTAGTTACGCCGCAATTCCTAAGAAAATATAGAAAATATGCATTAGTAATTGTACTTATTATTTCAGCAGTAATAACACCTCCTGATATTGTAAGTCAGATTATCGTTGCAGTACCCGTATTAATACTTTACGAGGTAAGTATTGTAATATCGAAGATTATTTATAAAAGAGAAATTAAAGAAAAAAATTAA
- the recQ gene encoding DNA helicase RecQ, translating into MSLTEIDLHKELKKYFGFSQFKGLQEDVVASIVNKNDTFVIMPTGGGKSLCYQLPALIEEGNAIVVSPLIALMKNQVDAIRGISSEYGVAHVLNSSLNKTEVKQVKEDIVNGVTKLLYVAPESLTKEDYVDFLKQQKISFLAIDEAHCISEWGHDFRPEYRNLKSIIQRIGENIPIIALTATATPKVQEDILKNLGIQKAKTFKASFNRPNLYYEVRPKTKNIDADIIRFVKQNNGKSGIIYCLSRKKVEELAQTLQVNGINAIPYHAGLDAKTRSKHQDMFLMEDVDVVVATIAFGMGIDKPDVRFVIHHDIPKSIESYYQETGRAGRDGGEGHCLAFYAYKDIEKLEKFMSGKPVAEQEVGHALLQEVVAYAETSMSRRKFILHYFGEEFDDKTGEGASMDDNVRNPKKQHEAKEELGLLIKVIKETKQLYKSKEVVKTLVGKSNALILSHKTDQNPLFGKGKDKSESFWMALTRQALVAGYLRKDIETYGVIKLTEKGEEFLKNPIPFMMTHDHIFNESSDNAAVSSKVSTGVDDKLVSMLKELRKKVAKKNGVPPFVVFQDPSIDDMALKYPVDLKELGNIFGVGEGKAKKYGKDFVNLIARYVEDNEVIRPDDLVVKSTGANSALKLFIIQSVDRKLPLDDIASAKGMAMPEFIKEMEAIVYSGTKLNIDYYLEDVLDEDQQEELHEYFLEAETDKIEEALEEFDGDYDDEEIRLYRIKFISEVAN; encoded by the coding sequence ATGAGTTTGACTGAAATTGATTTACATAAAGAACTGAAGAAATATTTTGGTTTTAGCCAATTTAAAGGTCTTCAGGAAGATGTTGTAGCAAGTATCGTAAACAAAAACGATACTTTTGTAATTATGCCAACAGGAGGAGGTAAGTCCCTATGCTACCAACTACCTGCATTAATAGAAGAAGGAAATGCAATTGTTGTATCGCCCCTTATCGCCTTAATGAAAAACCAGGTGGATGCCATTCGAGGAATTTCTTCGGAATATGGCGTTGCCCACGTGCTTAATTCGTCGCTAAATAAGACTGAAGTAAAGCAGGTTAAGGAAGATATTGTGAATGGTGTGACCAAACTTTTATATGTCGCTCCCGAATCTTTAACAAAAGAGGATTATGTCGATTTTCTAAAACAGCAGAAAATTTCTTTTCTCGCAATTGATGAAGCGCATTGCATTAGCGAATGGGGGCACGACTTTAGGCCAGAGTATCGAAATCTGAAAAGTATAATACAGCGTATAGGCGAAAATATTCCAATTATCGCACTTACCGCCACGGCTACTCCAAAAGTACAGGAAGATATTCTTAAGAATTTGGGTATCCAAAAGGCAAAAACATTTAAAGCCAGTTTTAATAGACCTAATCTTTACTACGAAGTACGACCTAAAACTAAGAATATTGATGCCGATATCATTCGTTTTGTGAAGCAAAATAATGGTAAGAGCGGAATCATTTATTGCCTTAGCCGTAAAAAAGTAGAAGAGCTGGCCCAAACCCTACAGGTAAACGGAATTAATGCGATACCATATCACGCTGGTCTAGACGCAAAAACACGATCTAAACATCAAGACATGTTCTTGATGGAAGATGTAGATGTGGTTGTGGCTACCATTGCTTTCGGAATGGGTATCGATAAGCCCGATGTACGTTTTGTTATTCATCATGATATTCCAAAAAGTATCGAAAGCTACTACCAGGAAACCGGAAGAGCCGGTCGTGACGGTGGTGAAGGACATTGTCTCGCTTTCTACGCCTATAAGGACATAGAAAAATTAGAGAAGTTTATGAGTGGTAAACCTGTTGCAGAGCAAGAGGTAGGCCATGCGTTACTTCAGGAAGTAGTTGCTTATGCTGAAACTTCAATGTCGCGAAGAAAATTTATTCTTCATTATTTTGGAGAAGAATTCGATGACAAAACAGGAGAGGGAGCTTCTATGGATGATAATGTTCGTAATCCTAAAAAACAGCATGAAGCTAAAGAAGAATTAGGATTACTAATTAAAGTTATCAAAGAAACAAAGCAGTTATACAAATCAAAAGAAGTTGTAAAGACACTTGTAGGAAAAAGCAATGCTTTGATTTTATCCCATAAAACCGATCAAAATCCGCTTTTTGGAAAAGGGAAAGATAAAAGTGAGAGTTTTTGGATGGCTCTTACAAGGCAAGCACTTGTTGCAGGATATTTACGTAAGGATATAGAAACATACGGCGTAATTAAATTAACCGAGAAAGGGGAAGAGTTTCTGAAAAATCCTATACCTTTTATGATGACTCATGATCATATCTTTAACGAGTCTTCAGATAATGCTGCCGTTTCTTCCAAAGTCTCCACAGGAGTAGATGATAAATTAGTAAGCATGCTTAAAGAGCTGCGAAAAAAGGTTGCTAAGAAAAATGGCGTGCCTCCTTTTGTAGTTTTTCAGGATCCTTCTATAGATGATATGGCATTAAAATACCCTGTTGACCTAAAAGAGTTAGGAAATATTTTTGGAGTAGGTGAAGGGAAAGCAAAGAAATATGGTAAAGATTTTGTAAATCTTATAGCCAGATATGTAGAAGATAACGAAGTAATACGACCAGACGATTTGGTTGTGAAATCTACTGGGGCGAATAGTGCTTTAAAGTTGTTTATTATACAAAGTGTAGATCGAAAATTGCCATTAGACGATATAGCTTCAGCAAAAGGTATGGCTATGCCAGAATTTATTAAGGAAATGGAAGCTATTGTTTATAGCGGTACAAAGCTGAATATCGACTACTATCTGGAAGATGTTTTAGATGAAGATCAGCAAGAGGAACTTCACGAATATTTTCTAGAGGCTGAAACCGATAAAATCGAAGAAGCACTTGAAGAATTTGATGGTGATTATGACGATGAAGAAATTCGGTTATACCGAATTAAGTTTATTAGTGAAGTCGCCAATTAA
- the lnt gene encoding apolipoprotein N-acyltransferase gives MKNILFAILSGLLLAFGWPTNGFPLLLFLGFTPLLLAEFNIRNSEAKFKKWKIFGVAYISFFIWNIITTYWIYFSTPFGGAFAILANSLLMSVVFLIYHIIAKRTGFRASASFFISLWIVFEKIHLGWDFSWPWLNLGNGFSEYTNWIQWYEFTGTFGGTLWVLLVNFIFFKAILAFNEFKDKTILYRAGIKSILTIGLPILLSYILLWNYEMPRETINALILQPNINPYTEKYNTNDTKIGELLLNMTSENITDSTEIVLAPETVFADGTVLSRFNKSEAAFFGRQISQLKPNLSFLGGISFYERFSNPNLVNPQSNRLGENDWFNDYNSAFLIKNNTENQVYHKSKLVVGVENFPYQDILKPILGDVMIDLGGTVAMKTTQKDRAVFNIKDSISTAPIICYESIYGEYVTGYVKNGANFLSIITNDAWWGNTSGHRQHASYAKLRAIENRRSVARSANTGISEIINPIGEIQQKLEYEKRGSISGDIILNNKITFYSKYGDYIARVSKFLALFIFLFTMVGIKRSKYL, from the coding sequence ATGAAGAATATTCTATTTGCAATTTTAAGCGGACTTTTACTTGCTTTTGGCTGGCCTACTAACGGTTTTCCGTTGCTCCTTTTTTTAGGATTTACGCCTTTACTTTTAGCAGAATTCAATATTCGAAATTCTGAAGCAAAGTTTAAGAAATGGAAGATTTTTGGAGTCGCTTATATTAGCTTTTTCATTTGGAATATTATTACTACCTATTGGATCTATTTTTCTACTCCTTTTGGCGGTGCGTTCGCTATTTTAGCGAATTCCTTACTCATGTCGGTCGTATTTTTGATTTATCACATTATCGCCAAACGAACAGGTTTTAGAGCTTCTGCCAGTTTTTTTATAAGCCTTTGGATCGTATTCGAAAAGATACATCTTGGCTGGGATTTTTCATGGCCTTGGCTAAATTTAGGTAATGGATTCTCTGAATACACAAACTGGATACAATGGTACGAATTTACAGGAACCTTTGGGGGAACATTATGGGTCCTACTTGTGAATTTTATATTTTTTAAAGCCATACTTGCTTTCAATGAATTTAAGGATAAAACGATTTTATATCGCGCCGGTATTAAATCTATCTTAACTATTGGACTCCCAATTCTCTTATCTTATATTTTGTTGTGGAATTATGAGATGCCAAGGGAAACAATAAATGCCCTAATACTTCAACCCAACATAAATCCTTATACCGAAAAGTATAATACGAACGATACAAAAATTGGCGAGTTATTGCTGAATATGACTTCGGAAAACATCACAGATTCGACCGAAATCGTTTTGGCTCCTGAAACGGTTTTTGCTGACGGAACAGTTTTATCAAGATTCAACAAATCTGAAGCGGCATTTTTTGGAAGACAGATTTCGCAACTTAAGCCAAATTTGAGCTTTTTGGGTGGAATCTCATTTTACGAGCGCTTTTCTAACCCAAACTTAGTGAATCCTCAATCCAATCGATTAGGAGAAAATGATTGGTTTAATGATTACAATTCAGCTTTTCTAATCAAAAACAATACTGAAAACCAGGTTTATCACAAATCGAAATTAGTTGTTGGGGTAGAAAACTTTCCTTACCAAGATATTCTTAAACCAATTTTAGGCGATGTAATGATCGATTTGGGTGGAACTGTTGCTATGAAAACTACCCAAAAAGATAGAGCTGTATTCAACATAAAAGATAGTATTTCAACCGCTCCAATAATTTGTTACGAATCTATTTATGGCGAATATGTTACCGGTTATGTAAAAAACGGAGCCAATTTTTTAAGTATAATCACCAATGACGCCTGGTGGGGAAATACATCGGGACATAGACAACATGCCAGTTACGCAAAACTTAGAGCAATCGAAAACAGACGATCGGTAGCACGAAGTGCAAATACTGGAATTTCAGAAATCATAAATCCAATTGGCGAAATTCAGCAAAAATTAGAATACGAAAAACGCGGTAGCATTTCCGGAGATATTATTCTGAATAATAAGATTACTTTTTATTCCAAATATGGAGATTATATCGCTCGAGTTTCGAAGTTTTTAGCGCTCTTTATTTTTCTTTTTACTATGGTTGGGATTAAACGCAGTAAGTATTTGTAG
- the lptB gene encoding LPS export ABC transporter ATP-binding protein codes for MKLKADNLIKQYKGRKVVKGISLEVNQGEIVGLLGPNGAGKTTSFYMIVGLIKPNSGSIVLDAENITNFPMYKRAQHGIGYLAQEASVFRKLSIEDNIMSVLQLTKLSKKEREMKMESLIDEFSLNHIRTNRGDLLSGGERRRTEIARALATDPKFILLDEPFAGVDPVAVEDIQRIVAQLKNKNIGILITDHNVQETLAITDRTYLMFEGSILKHGIPEELAEDEMVRKVYLGQNFELRKKKLFD; via the coding sequence ATGAAATTAAAAGCCGATAATCTTATAAAACAATATAAAGGTAGAAAAGTAGTTAAGGGAATTTCTCTTGAAGTGAATCAAGGCGAAATTGTTGGTCTACTGGGTCCTAATGGCGCAGGAAAAACAACTTCTTTCTATATGATTGTTGGCTTAATTAAACCTAATAGTGGTAGTATCGTTCTGGATGCTGAAAACATCACCAATTTCCCGATGTACAAAAGAGCACAGCATGGTATAGGTTATTTAGCACAAGAAGCATCTGTCTTTAGAAAGCTAAGTATAGAAGACAATATTATGAGTGTTTTGCAGCTCACAAAGCTCTCTAAGAAGGAGCGGGAAATGAAAATGGAATCACTAATCGATGAATTTAGCTTAAACCATATTCGTACTAATCGAGGAGATTTATTAAGTGGTGGAGAGCGCCGGCGTACCGAAATTGCGCGAGCGCTAGCTACCGATCCAAAATTCATTCTTTTAGATGAACCTTTTGCCGGGGTAGATCCTGTAGCGGTTGAGGACATCCAACGTATCGTGGCGCAATTGAAAAACAAAAACATCGGAATATTAATTACCGATCATAACGTACAGGAAACTTTAGCGATTACCGACCGCACCTATCTTATGTTCGAAGGAAGTATCCTGAAACATGGTATTCCGGAAGAACTTGCCGAAGACGAAATGGTTCGTAAAGTCTATTTAGGACAAAACTTTGAGCTTAGAAAGAAGAAATTGTTTGACTAG
- a CDS encoding carboxymuconolactone decarboxylase family protein, translating into MINQVDEFNSYRQKMNDKILGENNKVLKRIFNLDTNAFSEGALDKRTKELLGLVASLVLRCDDCVKYHLESSFKEGLKREEVMETLSIGTLIGGTIVIPHLRRAFEYWDSLEEANAEK; encoded by the coding sequence ATGATTAATCAGGTTGACGAATTTAATTCGTATCGCCAAAAAATGAACGATAAAATTCTTGGAGAGAATAATAAAGTTCTAAAACGTATTTTTAATTTAGATACGAATGCTTTTTCTGAAGGTGCTTTAGACAAAAGAACTAAAGAGCTTTTAGGTTTAGTTGCTTCGCTTGTATTAAGATGCGACGATTGTGTAAAGTATCACTTAGAGAGCAGTTTTAAAGAAGGTCTAAAGCGTGAAGAAGTAATGGAAACGCTAAGTATAGGAACTCTAATTGGCGGAACCATTGTGATTCCACACCTTCGCCGTGCGTTTGAATACTGGGATTCTTTAGAAGAAGCAAATGCCGAAAAATAA